One region of Endozoicomonas sp. Mp262 genomic DNA includes:
- a CDS encoding heme ABC transporter ATP-binding protein — protein sequence MDNKLSLINVSVQAGNKTLLDSVSLTISTGEVVAILGPNGAGKSTLMKAITGDRKIVAGEVILNGRKQWSQAEKALMMGVLPQSSSLSFPFTVEEVVLLGRIPCATDHQSNRIIARQALEKVDCLELRNRLYTTLSGGERQRVHMARVLCQIWDECPLGPRYLLLDEPTSTLDPAHQQQTLRVARAQADAGLGVLVILHDLNLAARYADRIIILQQGQLVAEGKPFEVLTPGIIEKVFNIQVSITEHPSQKCPLVVNC from the coding sequence ATGGATAATAAACTCAGCTTAATAAACGTCAGTGTTCAGGCGGGTAATAAAACGCTGCTGGACTCTGTCAGTCTCACTATCTCTACGGGAGAAGTTGTTGCTATCCTTGGGCCTAATGGTGCAGGAAAAAGCACATTAATGAAGGCGATTACCGGAGACCGTAAAATAGTTGCCGGTGAAGTCATTCTAAATGGCCGCAAACAATGGTCTCAGGCGGAAAAGGCGCTGATGATGGGAGTATTGCCTCAATCCTCTTCTCTCAGTTTTCCATTTACCGTTGAAGAGGTGGTGTTATTAGGACGAATTCCCTGTGCAACAGATCATCAAAGCAACCGTATCATTGCCCGGCAAGCACTGGAGAAAGTGGATTGCCTGGAGCTAAGAAACCGGCTGTATACCACCCTGTCAGGGGGTGAAAGACAGCGGGTTCATATGGCCAGGGTGCTGTGCCAGATATGGGATGAGTGTCCTCTGGGTCCGAGATATCTATTGCTGGATGAACCCACATCGACCCTGGACCCCGCCCATCAACAGCAGACTTTGAGGGTGGCCCGGGCGCAGGCGGATGCAGGTTTGGGGGTGCTTGTAATTCTCCATGACCTGAATCTGGCTGCCCGGTATGCGGACAGGATTATTATTCTCCAGCAGGGACAACTGGTTGCAGAAGGCAAGCCTTTCGAGGTGCTAACACCGGGTATCATCGAAAAGGTTTTTAATATTCAGGTGAGTATAACTGAGCATCCTTCACAGAAATGCCCCCTGGTTGTGAACTGCTAG
- a CDS encoding iron ABC transporter permease, with protein sequence MSRSRRSMLLLIGLAIVLSAVVVVSVGTGPVSISPCDILGVLFEHLGFIHGPGNESLALIIESIRLPRTLTGLIVGGSLAIAGASMQGLFRNPLADPSIIGVASGSALGASVAIVLGSTLFAGATDGFLQSVSISLFAFIGGIAATWLVYQTGTTGNGTSVATMLLAGVAINALVGASIGVLTYITDDISLRSLTYWQMGSIGGATWSLVLTCVVILLPVILLLCGYGQTINALLLGESEARHLGINVQRVKLELITLSAIAVGVSVSVSGMIGFVGLVVPHLIRLLAGPDHRVLLPASAMLGGILLVMADMVARVIVAPAELPIGIVTALMGAPFFMSMLWQQRQRIA encoded by the coding sequence ATGAGTCGTAGTCGTCGTTCGATGTTATTATTAATTGGACTAGCCATTGTATTGTCGGCTGTGGTGGTGGTCTCAGTGGGTACTGGACCGGTTTCCATTTCTCCCTGTGATATTCTGGGGGTACTTTTTGAGCACCTGGGGTTTATACATGGCCCTGGTAATGAATCGCTTGCCCTTATTATTGAATCCATTCGGTTACCCCGTACATTGACTGGCCTTATAGTGGGTGGCTCTTTGGCTATCGCTGGAGCCTCCATGCAGGGGTTGTTTCGCAATCCCCTGGCGGATCCCAGTATTATTGGTGTTGCCAGTGGTTCGGCGTTAGGGGCCAGTGTCGCAATTGTACTGGGTTCTACTTTATTTGCGGGTGCCACCGATGGTTTTTTGCAAAGTGTTAGCATTTCCCTGTTTGCTTTTATTGGCGGTATTGCCGCTACCTGGCTGGTCTACCAAACCGGAACAACAGGTAATGGTACATCTGTTGCCACCATGTTACTGGCCGGTGTTGCGATTAATGCCTTGGTTGGGGCGAGTATAGGAGTATTGACGTATATTACCGATGATATCAGTTTGCGTAGTTTAACCTACTGGCAAATGGGAAGTATTGGTGGAGCCACCTGGAGTCTGGTTCTTACCTGTGTTGTTATTCTGTTGCCTGTTATCCTGTTGTTGTGTGGTTATGGGCAGACCATTAATGCCTTGCTATTGGGTGAGTCGGAAGCCCGCCATCTGGGTATTAATGTCCAGCGGGTTAAACTTGAGCTTATTACTCTCTCTGCTATTGCTGTGGGCGTTTCTGTTTCTGTTAGTGGCATGATCGGTTTTGTAGGACTCGTTGTTCCCCACCTTATCCGGTTGCTGGCAGGGCCGGATCACCGGGTGCTATTGCCAGCATCAGCGATGCTGGGCGGTATTTTGCTGGTGATGGCTGATATGGTTGCAAGGGTCATTGTGGCTCCGGCAGAACTGCCTATTGGTATCGTTACTGCGTTAATGGGAGCCCCTTTCTTTATGTCGATGCTTTGGCAGCAACGCCAGCGGATAGCCTGA
- a CDS encoding transposase: MPLTKPRTIAEKLLKIVSDEAGQIPDFRKKSQHDKIVLHDAVMSGLAVMHLKYPSLLAFDQDCVNNPDRLKNLKSMYNVSCVPSDTYLRDLIDPIETRYLRKFFTRLFAFVQRSGRLKQFTYFEEGYLAPIDGTGHFCSGKISCPECCVKKPGSKNPQYYHQLLACCLVKPGKKEVLPLMPEPIIKQVDASKNDCEKVALKRLLANLSREHPHLPLVLTFDDLYSDGPTIKLVKSFGYSFIMVAKDSTHESLYQAVDELDCADKVVRYEYTDDKGFTHWFRFVNGAPINKSHPDVLVNFLEYIEIDPEGNKKYVNTWVTDIELSAENVNKFMRGARAKWKIENETFNTLKTQGYHLEHNYGHGKQHLASNLACLTFTAFLINQIEQLSCKLFQEALKIKKSKKAFWHAIRGLFDWFCIDNWTDVFTAIIEGRSVSLKLLTVDTT, from the coding sequence GTGCCGCTAACGAAACCAAGAACCATTGCTGAAAAACTGCTCAAAATAGTCTCTGATGAAGCGGGTCAAATTCCAGACTTTCGCAAGAAAAGCCAACATGACAAAATTGTCCTTCATGATGCGGTCATGAGTGGCCTGGCAGTCATGCACCTGAAATACCCTTCATTACTGGCTTTTGATCAGGATTGTGTCAATAACCCAGATAGGCTCAAGAACTTAAAGTCGATGTACAATGTCAGCTGTGTCCCCAGTGATACCTATCTGAGGGATCTGATTGACCCTATCGAAACACGCTATTTAAGGAAGTTCTTTACCCGCCTGTTTGCCTTTGTGCAACGATCTGGGCGGCTTAAGCAGTTCACTTATTTTGAGGAAGGGTATCTTGCGCCTATCGATGGTACGGGGCACTTTTGCTCAGGGAAGATTAGTTGTCCTGAGTGTTGTGTAAAAAAGCCAGGCAGCAAAAATCCGCAATACTACCATCAGTTACTGGCCTGCTGTCTGGTAAAGCCGGGCAAGAAAGAAGTATTACCTTTAATGCCTGAACCCATCATCAAACAAGTTGATGCGTCAAAGAATGATTGTGAGAAGGTAGCGCTCAAGCGGCTATTGGCGAATTTATCCAGAGAGCATCCGCACCTGCCACTGGTTCTGACTTTTGATGACCTGTACTCAGATGGACCGACCATCAAGTTGGTAAAGTCCTTTGGCTATAGCTTCATTATGGTGGCAAAGGATTCAACCCATGAGTCGTTATACCAGGCCGTCGATGAGCTGGATTGTGCAGACAAAGTGGTGCGCTATGAATATACCGATGATAAAGGGTTTACGCACTGGTTCCGGTTTGTGAATGGTGCCCCCATTAACAAGTCACACCCGGATGTGCTGGTTAACTTTCTCGAATATATAGAAATTGATCCAGAGGGCAACAAGAAGTACGTCAACACCTGGGTCACGGACATTGAGCTTTCAGCCGAGAACGTGAATAAATTCATGCGAGGAGCACGCGCTAAATGGAAAATTGAAAACGAAACGTTCAATACACTGAAAACACAGGGCTACCATCTCGAACACAATTACGGGCACGGAAAGCAGCATCTGGCCAGCAATCTGGCATGCCTGACTTTTACGGCCTTCCTCATCAACCAGATAGAACAACTGTCTTGCAAGCTCTTCCAGGAAGCGCTCAAGATAAAAAAGTCTAAAAAGGCATTCTGGCATGCCATACGAGGGCTGTTTGACTGGTTCTGCATTGATAACTGGACAGACGTATTTACAGCTATCATTGAAGGGCGAAGTGTGAGCTTGAAGTTGCTGACTGTCGATACGACATAG
- a CDS encoding replication-associated recombination protein A has protein sequence MSSLFDGTVDTEPYQPLAARMRPATLDEYLGQEHILARGKPLREALERGAAHSMVFWGPPGVGKTTLARLIASVCDAHFETLSAVLSGVKDIRVAVSRARDIRVTSNRKTLLFVDEVHRFNKSQQDAFLPHIEDGTVIFIGATTENPSFELNNALLSRARVYVLKPLDEMALKNVLQQALTDVGRGLGDQLIQLDTEAEQVLIRYADGDARRLLNTLEIAADLCEGSMITAETVTAILSDSGRRFDKGGEAFYDQISAFHKSVRGSNPDGALYWAARIVNGGADPLYVIRRLVAIASEDIGNADPRALEIAMNAWQAYERLGSPEGLLALAHATVYCACAPKSNAVYKAWKAALTDVKNNPSYEVPLHLRNAPTKMMGSMGYGKEYRYAHDEPNAYAAGECYFPDGMEPRRYYQPNDRGLEIKIREKLTTLSVWDQASGRQRRKQ, from the coding sequence ATGAGTTCGCTGTTTGATGGCACGGTTGATACGGAACCTTATCAACCCCTGGCCGCACGTATGCGGCCTGCAACTTTGGATGAGTACCTGGGGCAGGAGCATATTCTGGCTCGGGGTAAGCCGCTAAGAGAGGCATTGGAGCGGGGTGCGGCTCATTCCATGGTATTCTGGGGGCCGCCCGGTGTGGGTAAGACCACACTGGCTCGACTGATTGCCTCTGTCTGTGATGCCCATTTCGAGACACTGTCTGCAGTGTTATCCGGGGTTAAAGATATCAGGGTCGCCGTTAGCCGGGCCAGGGATATTCGTGTTACCAGTAACAGAAAGACCTTATTGTTTGTGGATGAAGTTCATCGCTTCAATAAATCCCAGCAGGATGCCTTTTTACCCCATATTGAAGATGGCACGGTAATATTTATTGGCGCTACCACTGAAAACCCCTCTTTTGAATTGAATAATGCGTTGTTATCCCGGGCCCGGGTATATGTGCTCAAACCCCTTGATGAAATGGCGCTGAAAAATGTATTGCAGCAGGCTTTGACAGATGTGGGCAGAGGGTTGGGTGATCAGCTAATTCAGCTGGATACTGAAGCGGAGCAGGTACTGATCCGGTATGCGGATGGTGATGCACGACGGTTACTTAATACTCTGGAAATAGCGGCGGACCTTTGTGAAGGGAGCATGATTACGGCTGAGACGGTAACCGCTATTTTATCAGACAGTGGTCGCCGTTTTGATAAAGGTGGCGAGGCGTTTTATGATCAGATTTCTGCTTTTCACAAGTCAGTGCGGGGTTCTAATCCGGATGGAGCGCTTTATTGGGCGGCTCGTATTGTTAATGGTGGCGCGGATCCGCTCTATGTGATTCGTCGGCTGGTGGCCATTGCCAGTGAAGATATTGGTAATGCTGATCCCAGGGCTCTTGAAATTGCCATGAATGCCTGGCAGGCCTATGAGCGGCTAGGAAGTCCGGAAGGGTTGCTGGCACTGGCCCATGCCACCGTTTACTGTGCCTGTGCTCCCAAAAGTAATGCGGTTTATAAAGCCTGGAAAGCCGCCTTGACGGATGTAAAAAATAATCCGTCCTACGAAGTGCCGCTACACCTGCGCAATGCACCCACCAAAATGATGGGCAGTATGGGGTATGGCAAAGAGTATCGTTATGCCCATGATGAACCCAATGCTTATGCAGCTGGGGAGTGTTATTTCCCCGATGGCATGGAGCCTCGTCGTTATTATCAGCCCAATGACCGGGGACTTGAGATAAAAATTCGGGAGAAACTGACAACACTGTCTGTATGGGATCAGGCCAGCGGAAGACAGAGAAGAAAGCAGTAA
- the lolA gene encoding outer membrane lipoprotein chaperone LolA — protein sequence MLKQLTLSLSLCALSLSVLASAPKPVDVPEVTVTTEQGKGKTTEALVKNDKAAVDALVGKLEAIRTLSARFNQESLQENGRSQSQSGEIQLKRPNMYRWLTREPYSQEIISRDGRVWNIDNDLMQAVIQEQDLSSQNTPVQLLSGNARDFLKDYNVTRVSAKGDETYSLRPTAGNDLFELLEIHFKQNQLSALFIKDSLGGKRRIELKQVNTNGMISSSRFKARIPKGYDVIDETKGYDVIKETRSRAPEE from the coding sequence ATGCTCAAACAATTGACTCTGTCTCTTTCCCTGTGTGCCTTGTCCCTGTCGGTTCTGGCCTCTGCACCCAAACCGGTAGACGTTCCTGAAGTCACTGTGACCACTGAGCAGGGTAAAGGAAAGACCACGGAAGCGCTGGTAAAAAATGATAAGGCAGCGGTTGATGCGCTGGTAGGTAAACTGGAAGCCATCCGCACCCTGAGTGCACGATTTAATCAGGAATCTCTCCAGGAAAATGGCCGCAGTCAATCCCAGTCCGGTGAAATCCAGTTGAAGCGTCCGAATATGTACCGCTGGTTGACCAGGGAGCCATACAGCCAGGAGATTATCTCCCGGGATGGCAGGGTCTGGAATATTGATAATGACCTGATGCAGGCGGTGATTCAGGAGCAGGACCTGAGCTCACAGAATACCCCGGTACAGTTGTTAAGTGGTAATGCCCGGGATTTTCTGAAAGATTACAATGTCACTCGGGTCTCTGCAAAAGGGGATGAAACCTATAGCCTGAGGCCGACAGCTGGTAATGACCTGTTTGAATTATTGGAGATCCACTTTAAGCAAAATCAGCTAAGTGCCCTCTTTATCAAGGACTCCCTTGGCGGCAAACGACGCATTGAGCTTAAGCAGGTTAATACCAATGGCATGATCAGCAGTAGCCGTTTTAAGGCCAGGATTCCCAAAGGCTATGATGTGATTGACGAAACCAAAGGCTATGATGTGATTAAGGAAACTCGGAGCAGGGCACCCGAAGAATGA
- a CDS encoding DNA translocase FtsK 4TM domain-containing protein, translated as MAKTVSKKNKKTKAVRVLDSLSWLLGPDSVLSEGLSLRLREGMMLLLLVVAGYLTLSLYSYSSTDPGWSFVGTTDIISNYGGRAGAWLADVFFSLFGAMAWLFPFAAVIKAIRVYLYRYQPWEWLPALILVRSSGFFLLLIAAAALASLHYHYLGTDFSSGIGGIMGTLVVEKSLPVFSLIGSTLLLMASLVVGITLYIDFSWFRLMDLMGRVGLVLIKRGRLLSKEALHYFSVLVTQCRERWVAFKQQQVRKKKESLASLEPVQREPVQVLPVVIPEHPPVQPSVPETRDMFVPVINKTPPQEVGELPEVGLLDKARGHEGAINQAYLDAVSRQVELKLKDFGVEVQVVAAHPGPVITRYEIQPAPGVKASRITNLASDLARSLAVVSVRVVEVIPGKSVMGVEIPNDNRETVFFSELIASSTYKKAASALSLALGHDISGQPVVVDLAKMPHLLVAGTTGSGKSVGVNAMLLSMLFKSGPESVRLIMIDPKMLELSIYDGIPHLLAPVVTDMKEAANALRWCVAEMERRYKLMAALGVRNITGFNDKVVKALEAGEPLPDPLYQPVSAEDIPPSLNTLPFIVVVIDEFADMMMIVGKKVEELIARIAQKARAAGIHLILATQRPSVDVITGLIKANVPTRISFQVSGKIDSRTIIDQGGAEQLLGHGDMLYLPPGTSVPIRVHGAFVSDDEVHRVVADWKQRGQPDYVEEVLNGMSESAAEGSALSGGLDGDSERDPLYDEAVAFVTETRKASISSVQRKLKIGYNRAARMIESMEMAGVVSPMGTNGNREVMAPAPPKN; from the coding sequence ATGGCGAAGACTGTGAGCAAGAAAAATAAAAAAACTAAAGCAGTCCGGGTGTTGGACTCCCTGTCCTGGTTGCTTGGGCCTGACTCGGTGTTGAGTGAGGGATTATCGCTGCGCCTGCGGGAGGGAATGATGTTGCTGCTACTAGTGGTAGCAGGATATTTGACCTTGTCATTATACAGTTACAGTAGCACTGATCCTGGCTGGTCATTTGTTGGTACCACTGACATCATAAGTAATTATGGGGGCAGGGCGGGGGCCTGGCTGGCAGATGTGTTTTTCTCACTGTTTGGTGCCATGGCCTGGCTTTTTCCCTTCGCTGCGGTGATAAAAGCTATTCGGGTCTATCTCTATCGCTATCAGCCCTGGGAGTGGCTGCCCGCCCTGATTCTGGTTCGAAGCAGTGGTTTTTTCCTGTTGCTGATAGCAGCGGCTGCCCTGGCCTCCCTTCACTATCATTATCTGGGTACTGATTTTTCCTCAGGGATCGGTGGGATTATGGGCACGCTGGTGGTTGAAAAAAGCCTGCCAGTATTCAGTTTGATTGGCAGTACGTTATTGCTGATGGCCTCTCTGGTGGTGGGTATTACACTGTATATTGATTTTTCCTGGTTTCGTTTAATGGATTTAATGGGGCGGGTTGGTCTGGTACTCATTAAAAGAGGACGATTGTTGTCTAAAGAAGCGCTTCATTATTTTTCTGTACTGGTGACTCAGTGTCGGGAACGCTGGGTGGCTTTCAAGCAACAACAGGTCAGGAAAAAAAAGGAGTCATTAGCCAGTCTTGAGCCTGTACAGCGTGAGCCGGTTCAGGTGCTGCCTGTGGTGATTCCGGAGCACCCACCGGTTCAACCATCGGTTCCTGAAACCAGGGATATGTTTGTGCCGGTCATTAACAAAACGCCACCGCAAGAGGTGGGGGAACTGCCGGAAGTGGGGTTGCTGGATAAAGCCAGGGGACATGAGGGGGCTATTAATCAGGCTTATCTGGATGCCGTTTCCCGCCAGGTGGAACTGAAACTTAAGGACTTTGGTGTTGAAGTCCAGGTGGTGGCCGCCCATCCCGGGCCGGTGATAACCCGTTATGAAATTCAGCCGGCACCGGGGGTTAAGGCCAGTCGAATTACCAACCTTGCCAGTGACCTGGCACGATCTCTGGCGGTGGTCAGTGTTCGGGTGGTGGAAGTGATTCCCGGTAAATCGGTCATGGGGGTTGAGATTCCCAATGATAACCGGGAGACGGTTTTTTTCAGTGAATTGATCGCTTCTTCTACCTATAAAAAAGCCGCCTCGGCCTTAAGCCTTGCCCTGGGACATGATATCAGCGGACAACCGGTGGTGGTGGATCTTGCCAAAATGCCTCATTTGCTGGTGGCGGGCACCACCGGTTCCGGCAAGTCAGTTGGGGTCAATGCCATGTTGTTATCCATGTTGTTCAAGTCTGGCCCCGAATCGGTACGACTGATTATGATCGATCCGAAAATGCTGGAACTGTCTATCTATGACGGTATTCCCCATTTGCTGGCTCCGGTGGTAACCGATATGAAAGAGGCGGCCAATGCCCTGCGCTGGTGTGTGGCTGAAATGGAGCGGCGGTATAAGTTGATGGCTGCCCTGGGTGTCCGCAATATTACCGGGTTTAATGATAAGGTGGTAAAAGCGCTTGAGGCAGGAGAGCCTTTACCTGATCCGCTCTATCAGCCGGTATCAGCTGAGGATATTCCCCCCTCGCTGAACACCTTGCCCTTTATCGTCGTGGTTATTGATGAATTTGCTGACATGATGATGATTGTTGGCAAAAAGGTAGAGGAGCTGATTGCCCGTATTGCCCAAAAGGCCCGGGCTGCCGGGATACATCTCATTCTTGCTACCCAGCGCCCGTCAGTGGATGTGATTACCGGATTGATCAAGGCCAATGTGCCAACCCGGATCAGTTTTCAGGTGTCCGGTAAAATAGATTCCAGGACGATTATTGACCAGGGTGGGGCAGAGCAGCTGTTGGGGCACGGGGATATGCTTTATCTGCCGCCGGGTACCAGTGTTCCCATTCGGGTCCATGGTGCCTTTGTCAGTGATGATGAGGTGCACAGGGTGGTGGCTGACTGGAAACAGCGAGGACAGCCGGATTATGTGGAGGAAGTCCTGAACGGTATGAGTGAATCGGCGGCGGAAGGCAGTGCCTTAAGTGGGGGACTGGATGGGGACAGTGAAAGGGATCCGCTTTATGATGAGGCGGTGGCTTTTGTGACAGAAACCCGTAAAGCCTCTATCTCTTCAGTACAAAGAAAGTTAAAAATAGGCTATAACCGGGCTGCCAGGATGATAGAATCCATGGAAATGGCGGGTGTGGTCAGTCCCATGGGAACCAATGGTAACCGGGAGGTGATGGCACCGGCACCGCCGAAAAACTAG
- a CDS encoding ion channel, translated as MTALHLRAPVAHLTVLLLALITSLLLSPSINDNSVAGTLFSCLMLITLMTTLTPLATDTHRVRLILKITGIILILLRLGVTDTQLPKWVSLFSLASVIIFHTVLMVLLMKHLFSDAPQTEKLLAAINFYLLTGINFGFVYVLLNLLSPGAFNFPSGGIYDWPDFLYFSFVSLTTLGYGDIIPISPLAQSLAALEAVIGVLSPTVMIARFVK; from the coding sequence ATGACAGCATTACACCTGAGAGCACCCGTTGCTCATTTAACAGTATTATTATTGGCATTGATAACCAGTTTATTATTATCACCCTCTATCAACGATAACTCCGTGGCGGGAACCTTATTCTCATGCCTGATGCTAATCACCCTTATGACTACCCTGACACCACTGGCCACAGACACTCACAGAGTCAGGCTTATTCTTAAAATAACCGGGATCATCCTGATACTGCTAAGACTGGGGGTAACAGATACACAGCTACCCAAATGGGTTTCCTTATTTAGCCTGGCCAGTGTGATTATTTTTCATACCGTCCTGATGGTGCTATTAATGAAACACCTGTTTTCTGATGCACCGCAAACCGAAAAACTACTGGCTGCCATTAACTTTTATCTACTCACTGGCATTAACTTCGGTTTTGTTTATGTCCTGTTGAATCTACTTTCTCCCGGCGCCTTTAACTTTCCTTCCGGCGGCATTTATGACTGGCCAGACTTTCTCTATTTCAGCTTTGTCTCGCTAACCACCCTGGGTTATGGTGATATCATTCCGATTTCGCCCCTGGCTCAAAGCCTGGCTGCTTTGGAAGCGGTTATTGGAGTACTAAGCCCTACGGTAATGATTGCCCGTTTTGTCAAGTAA
- a CDS encoding Rid family hydrolase, with protein sequence MSGDIIKLSRNTENAPISAISTQTVAFSHYNNISAQLPVDPETGKVVAGGIEEQAKQCLVNIKAIVESIDHVMDDVVKINIFLKNISDVGVVDKVYETFFHGSFPTRTTAEVLALPLDGALIQIDALISNGEGTPSQAPCDLVKVARNTENSPKSPVSTQTVAFSHYNNISAQLPIDPESGKMITGGVKEQTGQCLKNIKAILCSIDVPFDDIVKINIFLKNLSDIEAVNEVYTTFFPDSAIARTAAYLPARTVIAASALPLDALVQIDAVVSHGDGTPPQAVEDRHGIVIRANNTKNAPKSDLYTQTVAFSHYNHIAAQLPLNPKTNVLVEGDITMQVQQCLKNIKAIVESVDHIMDDIVKINIQLKNIADIDVVNKIYTTFFKGDLPARTVIGVSAIPMGALVQIDAVVSNGIGTPPQA encoded by the coding sequence ATGAGTGGCGATATTATCAAGCTTTCCAGAAATACTGAGAATGCACCAATAAGCGCTATTTCTACACAAACGGTCGCTTTTTCCCATTACAATAATATTTCAGCTCAATTACCTGTAGACCCTGAAACAGGTAAAGTTGTAGCGGGAGGTATAGAAGAGCAGGCAAAGCAGTGCCTAGTCAATATTAAGGCAATTGTAGAAAGTATTGATCATGTGATGGACGATGTTGTTAAAATCAATATATTTCTCAAGAATATCTCAGATGTGGGTGTCGTTGATAAAGTCTATGAAACATTCTTTCATGGCAGTTTTCCTACACGGACGACAGCTGAAGTTTTGGCGCTACCTTTAGATGGTGCTTTGATACAAATTGACGCGCTTATTTCAAACGGTGAAGGTACACCTTCGCAGGCCCCTTGTGATCTTGTTAAAGTTGCAAGAAATACGGAAAACTCGCCAAAAAGTCCTGTTTCTACACAAACGGTCGCTTTTTCTCATTACAATAATATCTCAGCACAGCTACCTATCGATCCTGAGTCAGGTAAAATGATTACTGGTGGCGTAAAAGAACAGACCGGACAGTGCCTGAAAAATATAAAGGCCATTTTATGCAGTATTGACGTACCTTTTGATGATATTGTCAAAATAAATATCTTTCTTAAAAATCTTTCTGACATTGAAGCTGTCAATGAAGTCTACACAACTTTTTTCCCGGATTCAGCCATCGCCCGGACTGCAGCTTATCTTCCTGCACGTACAGTAATCGCAGCTTCAGCCTTGCCTTTGGATGCTTTGGTGCAAATTGATGCTGTTGTATCTCACGGCGATGGTACACCTCCACAGGCAGTTGAAGACAGACATGGTATTGTCATAAGAGCAAATAATACGAAAAATGCACCAAAAAGTGATTTATATACGCAAACCGTGGCGTTTTCTCATTATAATCATATTGCGGCCCAGCTGCCTTTGAACCCAAAAACCAATGTATTGGTAGAGGGTGATATAACAATGCAGGTTCAACAATGCCTGAAAAATATCAAGGCTATTGTGGAAAGTGTTGATCATATTATGGACGATATAGTTAAAATAAATATCCAGCTCAAAAATATCGCAGATATTGATGTTGTAAATAAAATTTACACAACCTTCTTTAAAGGCGACCTGCCTGCTAGAACAGTCATTGGCGTTTCAGCTATTCCTATGGGTGCTTTAGTACAAATTGATGCGGTTGTTTCTAATGGTATAGGTACTCCACCACAAGCCTAA
- a CDS encoding 2OG-Fe(II) oxygenase, whose translation MLEATSLLENICVNDASNERLFASIAQDIEQKGFSIRPKALSEDLQIALSAQQQKINDNNYSTAGIGRAINYLKNDGVRSDKISWITGQSVAENNWLYWVNQLRTYLNRHLFLGLFSFESHFAHYQPGDFYRRHYDAFKGESNRILSLIIYLNEGWTQADEGKLVLYGNDHDREGIKVIPAMGTLVTFLSEDFPHEVLPANRDRFSIAGWFRINTSTKEKTDPPL comes from the coding sequence ATGTTGGAAGCAACAAGCTTATTGGAGAACATTTGTGTCAATGATGCCAGCAATGAGAGACTTTTTGCTAGCATTGCCCAAGATATAGAACAAAAAGGTTTCAGTATCCGGCCTAAAGCCTTGTCTGAGGATTTACAAATAGCCTTAAGTGCTCAACAACAAAAAATAAATGATAATAATTATTCCACGGCTGGAATAGGTCGAGCAATCAATTATTTAAAAAACGATGGAGTGCGATCTGATAAAATCTCCTGGATTACCGGTCAATCAGTGGCAGAAAATAATTGGTTATATTGGGTAAACCAGTTACGGACTTATTTAAACCGCCATTTATTCCTGGGCCTATTCTCCTTCGAAAGCCACTTTGCTCACTACCAGCCAGGTGATTTTTACCGTAGACATTACGATGCCTTCAAAGGTGAGTCCAATAGGATATTATCCCTTATTATCTACCTGAATGAAGGGTGGACCCAAGCCGATGAGGGAAAACTGGTTCTTTATGGAAATGACCATGACAGGGAAGGAATCAAAGTGATACCTGCCATGGGTACACTGGTTACCTTTCTTAGTGAAGATTTTCCCCATGAAGTACTGCCGGCCAATAGGGACCGGTTTTCTATCGCTGGCTGGTTCAGGATTAACACATCAACAAAGGAAAAAACTGATCCTCCTTTATAA